A genomic segment from Aegilops tauschii subsp. strangulata cultivar AL8/78 chromosome 1, Aet v6.0, whole genome shotgun sequence encodes:
- the LOC109776361 gene encoding tryptamine hydroxycinnamoyltransferase 2, protein MAVTVEITQSTVLEPSRESARGGGKKVPLTVFDRASTDGYIPAVFAWNAPAPTNDALKAGLVAAVARFPHLAGRFAADDHGRKCFHLNDAGVLVLEATADTDLADALAHDVSAHINELYPKAEKERANEPIFQAQLTRYACGGLVIGTACHHQVADGQSMSVFYTAWASAVRTDSAVLTSPFVDRSATVVPRSPPTPAYDHRNIEFKGELSWSHSYGVLPMDRIKNLAVHFPDEFIADLKARVGTRCSTFQCLLAHAWKKITAARDLAPDDFTQVRVAVNCRGRAKPPVPMDFFGNMVLWAFPRMQVRDLLSSSYPVVVSAIRDAVALVDDEYIQSFIDFGEAERGVIEDGGEELASTAATPGTMFCPDLEVDSWLGFRFHDLDFGCGPPCAFLPPDLPIEGIMIFVPSCDAKGGVDLFMALDDEHVQAFKQICYSME, encoded by the exons ATGGCAGTGACGGTCGAAATCACGCAGAGCACGGTGCTCGAGCCCTCCCGGGAGTCGGCCCGCGGCGGCGGCAAGAAGGTGCCTCTCACTGTCTTCGACCGCGCCTCCACCGACGGGTATATCCCGGCCGTCTTCGCTTGGAACGCGCCGGCGCCCACCAACGACGCGCTCAAGGCCGgcctcgtcgccgccgtcgccagGTTCCCGCACCTCGCCGGGAGGTTCGCTGCGGACGACCACGGCCGGAAGTGCTTCCACCTCAACGACGCCGGTGTGCTTGTTCTCGAGGCCACCGCGGACACCGACCTTGCCGACGCGTTGGCGCACGACGTGTCCGCGCACATCAACGAGCTCTACCCGAAGGCCGAAAAG GAACGTGCGAATGAGCCCATCTTCCAGGCGCAGCTGACGAGGTACGCGTGCGGCGGTCTGGTGATCGGCACCGCCTGCCATCACCAGGTCGCCGACGGTCAGTCCATGAGCGTCTTCTACACCGCTTGGGCCAGCGCCGTCCGCACCGACTCGGCAGTCCTCACGTCGCCGTTCGTCGATCGCTCGGCCACCGTTGTCCCACGAAGCCCACCGACGCCGGCGTATGATCACCGGAATATAGAGTTCAAGGGCGAGCTCAGCTGGAGCCACTCCTATGGTGTCCTCCCCATGGACAGGATCAAGAACCTGGCTGTGCACTTCCCGGATGAGTTCATCGCCGACCTCAAGGCCCGAGTGGGCACGCGCTGTAGCACGTTTCAGTGCCTCCTTGCGCACGCGTGGAAGAAGATCACGGCGGCGCGGGATCTGGCGCCGGATGATTTCACGCAGGTGAGGGTCGCCGTCAACTGCCGCGGCCGCGCAAAGCCTCCCGTGCCCATGGACTTCTTCGGGAACATGGTGCTCTGGGCGTTCCCGAGGATGCAGGTTCGGGACCTCCTGTCCAGCAGCTACCCAGTGGTGGTCTCCGCCATCCGGGACGCCGTCGCGCTCGTCGATGACGAGTACATCCAGTCGTTTATCGACTTCGGGGAGGCGGAGCGCGGCGTGATTGAagacggcggcgaggagctggCGTCGACGGCAGCGACGCCGGGCACAATGTTTTGCCCTGACCTGGAGGTTGACAGCTGGCTCGGGTTCCGCTTCCACGACCTCGACTTTGGCTGCGGGCCGCCCTGCGCCTTCCTACCGCCGGACCTGCCCATCGAAGGAATAATGATCTTTGTGCCGTCCTGCGACGCCAAGGGCGGTGTCGACCTCTTCATGGCGCTCGATGACGAACACGTCCAGGCCTTCAAGCAGATATGCTACTCCATGGAATAA